TCGATTTCAATGGTGGTCAGGTGCATGGCATTGTGGGTGAAATGCTGGGCATCCCTTCCATATCGCCCGTAATGCTGCTTGATATTGACGGAGATACTGCTAAAATCACACGTGAGATTGAAGGGGGCAAAGAAAGTCTGGAAGCTAAACTGCCTCTTGTACTCGGTTGTCAGGAACCCATTGCTGAATGGAAAATCCCGAACATGCGGGGCATTATGACTGCTCGTACCAAGCCCCTCAAAGTTGTTGAGCCTGCAGGCACTGACAAGCTCACCACGGTTGCCAGCTACGAACTTCCTGCCCCTCGCGGAGCCGTTAAGATGATTCCTGCCGACGAGGCCGAAAAGCTCATCCAACTGCTGCACACGGAAGCCAAAGTAATTTAAATGCAGAATGTATAATGAAAGCAGGAGCTTATGCCATTATTCATTGCACATTACTCATTTTTCATTCCTAAAAAATTATGTCAGTCCTCATATTTGCTGAATTAGACGAAGGTAAGATTAAGAAATCCGCCCAGGAGGCTATCTTTTACGGGGCCAAAGTAGCTCAGATGCTGGGCACGTCGGCCACGGCTATTGTCATTGGTCAGGCTAGCGACGACGAACTGGCTTCAGCCGGTCGCTTTGGCGCTACGAATGTTCTGCACGCCAGTGATGCTAAACTGACAGAACCCAATGGTATGGCCTACGCAACAGTCGTTGCTCAGGCAGCCCAACAGGAAGGCAGTAAGGTTATCGTTTTGGCAAAATCGTCGCTGGGCGATGCCATGACAGCCCGGCTGGCAGGCAAGCTGAAAGCCGGATTAGCCGCCAATGTCGTTGAGCTTCCTGAGCTGTCGAACGGTTTTCGGGTAAAAAGCAGCATCTACACTGGGAAAGCGTTCGCCTATAATGATCTGAAAGCTGACGTTAAAATTTTGGCGATCAAAAAAAATACCATCACACCTGAAGAAACGGAAGCATCAGCAGCGGTTAAAGCCTTCTCGCCGACGTTGAATGATGCCGATTTTTCTATTTCGGTGAAAAGCACCGATAAATCGTCGGGCGATATACTGCTGCCCGAAGCTGATCTGGTCGTTTCGGCGGGCCGTGGATTGAAAGGCCCTGAAAACTGGGGCATTGTTGAAGATCTGGCCAAGGCTCTCCATGCTGCCACGGCCTGTTCGAAACCCGTTTCGGATCTGGACTGGCGCCCACATTCGGAGCACGTAGGGCAGACCGGCCTTAAGATCAGCCCGAATCTGTATATCGCCTGTGGTATATCCGGTGCTATACAACATCTGGCGGGCGTAAACTCCTCGAAGGTAATTGTTGTTATCAACAAAGACCCAGATGCCCCGTTCTTCAAATCGGCAGATTACGGGATTGTCGGCGATGTATTCGACATCCTTCCCCGCCTTACGAAGGCCGTGCAGGCGCTGTAGTCGTAACCGGAATCCGGAGCGGTTATCAGTCCATAGTCATCAGTAATGATTATTTTATTAATTACTGACGACTATGGACTGATAACTGACGACTAAAATTTGTTAAATTTACGCCGTGGATAAGATTAAGCTGGAAATATTAGGACTCTCGCCCAGTCAGTCGCAATCGGGCTCGTTTGCACTGGTACTAGGTGAAGAATATGGCAATCGGCGGTTGCCCATAATCATTGGCATGTTCGAGGCACAGGCCATTGCTATTGAAATTGAAAAGATCGTTCCGAACCGCCCCATGACACATGATTTGTTCAAGCAGTTTGCCGAACAATTCAAGTTTACGGTTCGTGAGATCGTTATTTCCGATTTACGCGAAGGAATTTTCTTTGCGAAAATCGTTTGCTTCGATGGCGTACGCGAATCAGTTATTGACGCCCGTCCATCTGATGCTATTGCCATCGGGATTCGCTTCGATGTACCCATTTATACCAACGAGTCAATCTTATCAGAAGCGGGCATTACCGCCAGTGGCAACGATGAAGAGGAAGAGCAGGAAGAGCTGGTCCGTTCATCGAATCGCCCCACAACCCGGTCGTTTGGCGATCAGTTGAAAAATGCCTCCTCAGAAGAATTACAGCGGATGCTCGAAGAAGCGCTCGGCAACGAAGAGTATGAACGAGCAGCTAAGATTCGCGATGAAATGAGCAAGCGCAATTAATTGAATTATTCACCCCCATAACAGCCATCCGAAACCAAATGGACCTGGCTTCTCATAGAAACGCCCTCGAGTAATTGCTCGAAGGCGTTTCTGCTTTATGAGGTTGTCAATGATATTCTAACTGTCAATTCGAAACCAGTTTCAGAATTTTACCAGCACTATGATCACAGAGGTAGAGTTCGGCTTTTTGGTCTTCGCCAAAAGCCGAAATAGAACCTGCTCTGTTTATCAGTTCCTGATTATCGCTGGCTTTGTTACCGTTCATCGTCAAAGCCCATACTCGACCACTTGCGTAATCGGCATAAATATATTTCCCCTTTAAGGCTGGATTCGACTGGCCCCGATATACATAGCCCCCCGTGATTGAGACATCACCTTTATCGCGCCCATACTGATAGATAGGTGGGATCAGCCCGGCAGCATCAACTGTATTGCCGTTGGATTTGAAGTCGCTCCCAGCTTCTTT
This window of the Spirosoma aerolatum genome carries:
- a CDS encoding electron transfer flavoprotein subunit beta/FixA family protein — encoded protein: MKILVCVTSVPDTTTKIAFTDNNTKLNKAGVTFITGPYDDYALARAVELKEKTGATITVLNVGEADAEPVIRKCLAIGADDAIRVNAEPTDAYFVSEQIAAIAKEANYDLILMGRESIDFNGGQVHGIVGEMLGIPSISPVMLLDIDGDTAKITREIEGGKESLEAKLPLVLGCQEPIAEWKIPNMRGIMTARTKPLKVVEPAGTDKLTTVASYELPAPRGAVKMIPADEAEKLIQLLHTEAKVI
- a CDS encoding electron transfer flavoprotein subunit alpha/FixB family protein, with translation MSVLIFAELDEGKIKKSAQEAIFYGAKVAQMLGTSATAIVIGQASDDELASAGRFGATNVLHASDAKLTEPNGMAYATVVAQAAQQEGSKVIVLAKSSLGDAMTARLAGKLKAGLAANVVELPELSNGFRVKSSIYTGKAFAYNDLKADVKILAIKKNTITPEETEASAAVKAFSPTLNDADFSISVKSTDKSSGDILLPEADLVVSAGRGLKGPENWGIVEDLAKALHAATACSKPVSDLDWRPHSEHVGQTGLKISPNLYIACGISGAIQHLAGVNSSKVIVVINKDPDAPFFKSADYGIVGDVFDILPRLTKAVQAL
- a CDS encoding bifunctional nuclease family protein, which encodes MDKIKLEILGLSPSQSQSGSFALVLGEEYGNRRLPIIIGMFEAQAIAIEIEKIVPNRPMTHDLFKQFAEQFKFTVREIVISDLREGIFFAKIVCFDGVRESVIDARPSDAIAIGIRFDVPIYTNESILSEAGITASGNDEEEEQEELVRSSNRPTTRSFGDQLKNASSEELQRMLEEALGNEEYERAAKIRDEMSKRN